GGAACTATCTTGCCCGGGAAAAATTCACCCTGACCCTTGTTGTTTTAGCGGTGATGGTCAGCTCCGCGATGAGCCTGGCCGGTCCGTTCATGGTCGGGATGGCTGTCGATGATTATATTGTGACGAAGGAACCTTCCGGGCTTGGTATGCTGCTTGTCTGGCTCATTGTCATCTACATTTTCCATTCAGTTTCGATTTTCTTACAAAACTACTGGATGGTCGGAATTGCCCAAAAAACCGTCTACTCATTGCGGGAAGAGTTGTTCAATCAATTCCACCGCCTGCCTATTTCTTTTTTTGACAAACGGCAGCATGGTGAGTTGATGAGCCGGGTGACCAATGATATCGATAATGTCAACAACACGCTGAATCAGTCCGTCATCCAGATTTTCGCAAGTATCCTGACATTGATTGGAACCGTGTCGGTCATGCTTTACCTGAGTCCGCTCCTGACTGTGGTGACGATGACGATTATTCCGGTTATGTTTTTTGCGATGAAATGGATTACGAAGCGGACGGGTCCTCTGTACAAACTGCGGCAGCGTCACCTTGGTGACATGAGCGGATTTGTTGAGGAAACGGTGTCCGGGCAGCATATCGTGAAAACATTTTCCCAGGAGAAACGGGTTATTGATGAATTCAGGGAAAAGAATGCGAATCTCAGGGAATCCGGATTTTGGGCGATAAATTTTGCCGGTTTTATTCCGAAAGTCATGAACATGCTGAACTTCCTAAGTTTTGCGCTGATTGCCTTTGTCGGCGGGATTCTTGTCATCAACGGACAGATTACTGTCGGTGTAATTGTAATTTTTACTGAAATTGCCCGCCAGTTCACCCGCCCGCTTAATGAACTGTCCAACCAATTTAATATCCTGTTGTCGGCAGTTGCCGGTGCTGAGCGTGTATTTAACATTATTGACGAAAAACAGGAGGAACGAGATGAAGTATCTGCAGGTGAAATCTATCAGACGGATGGCCGGCTGGAATTCCGGGATGTTACGTTTGCCTATGAACAGACTCCGATTTTAAAAGGGATCAGTTTCAAAGCGGAATCCGGTCAGACAGTAGCTTTTGTTGGTCATACAGGGGCAGGGAAAACAACGATTATCAACCTTATTTCCCGCTTTTACAACTATGATTCCGGAAAAATTCTGCTTGATGGCATCGACATTAAAGATATTAAGCGGTCAAGCCTCCGCCGGCTAATGGCGTTTGTGCTTCAGGATACGTATTTATTTCACGGGACAATCCGGGAAAATATTCGCTACGGCCGTTTAGATGCAACAGATGATGAAGTGATACAGGCTGCTGAAAATGCCAATGCTCATGATTTTATTGAGCGGCTGCCACACGGCTACAATACGGTGCTCGATCAGGACGGGAGCGGAATCAGTCAGGGTCAGAAGCAGCTGATTACGATTGCCCGGGCAATTTTGGCGGATCCGTCGATTCTTATTTTGGATGAAGCAACGAGTAACATCGATACGGTAACCGAACTGAAAATCCAGGATGCCTTGAAACGACTCATGCAGGGCCGCACCAGTTTTGTTATCGCCCACCGGTTAAACACGATTCAGGAAGCCGACAAAATAATTATGCTGGAACACGGCGAAATTCTCGAACAGGGTTCACATGAAGAACTTATCAAACAGCAAGGAAGCTACTACGATTTATACAAAGGACAGCTAAATTCACACACATAGATTATATAATGCAATCATGATAAACTACTTATGGACCAGTTTAATTTCCCATGAAAAGGGTACTCTTTAAGATAAATGAGGTGTTATTAATCGGACGCAAAGGAACCATGATCGACAAGGAAATCAACAGCAGTTATTTAAATGAAACAATGACTTTGAAAATCTATCAGCCGGAGTCATTCTCACCTCTTTATAAATACCATATCTGCATCATGCAGGATGGTGATGATTACTATCAGCTGGGCCGGGTGGCTACATTGAGTGACAGGCTGCACGGTAATGAAGAAATCAATAACACTGTATTTGTCGGCATTCATTATCAGGACAAATACGACCGTCGAACAAAATATCACCCAAGCGGTGAACAGCAACAGGCATATATTAAGTTTCTTGTCCATGAGGTTATGCCCTTCCTTGATGATTTGCTGCCAACCTACCATATGGGACAGTCACGGGCATTGATGGGCGATTCGCTTGCTGGAACACTGGCACTTATGACAGCTCTTAAATATCCAAACACATTTGGCAAAGTGATCATGCAGTCCCCGTACGTTGACGAAACGGTAAAACAGTCCGTGCAGGAAGCAAAAGATATGTACGCCATCGATATTTATCATACGATTGGCAGTGCTGAAACGGAAGTGGATACGACAGATGGGAAAAAGTCAGATTTTCTCACACCAAATCGTGAATTGAATGATCTGCTGGCGAAAAAAGGTATGAGTTATACGTATTATGAACTGGAAAATGGCGAACATACCTGGAAATACTGGCAGAAAGATTTAAAACACGCTCTTATAACGATGTTTGGTTAATTTTTTTAATTTCTGAAAATCAACTCCCAATAAACTACTTATTTTTGTTATAATAGAAGTTAGACCAAAATACAGCAATGAAATTATCGGATCAAATTTACAAGGAGGTTAAAAAATGAAATATGGTATTGTTATTTTTCCATCAAAGCCAGTTCAGGATGAGATTAATTCATACAGAAAGCGGTATGACCAGCACTATGCATTGATTCCACCACATCTGACATTAAAGGAAGCATTTGAAGCTGATGATGAAACAATAGAAGTTCTAATAAAAGAATTAAAGCATATTGCAAACGAAACAGATCCATTTAACCTGGAAATCAACAAGGTCAGCACATTTGCACCTGTAACCAACACAATCTATTTAAAGGTTGAGCCGGTACAGGAATTGATTGATCTGCATGAAAAAATGCATAAGGGAAATTTTCCAAAAAATATGGAGTACAACTTTGTACCGCATATTACTATTGCCCAAAAGCTTTCACACGATGAATATTCCGATATATACGGCAGTATGAGCATGAAAGACATCCAGCTTGAAGATAAAGCAGACCGCTTCCAGCTGGTATATCAATTGGATAATGGAACATGGACAGTTTACGAATCATTCGTATTCGGAAAGGAATACGTGTGAAGGTAAAGGTCGTCGAAACTAGCGAAGAACGGCAGCAGGCATTTAATGTGCGAACGAATGTATTTGTTAATGAACAAAACGTGCCGCCGGATATTGAATTGGATGCGTTCGATGAAGAAGCCATCCATTTAATCGGTTTTGAAAATGATACACCAATTGCTGCCAGCCGTGTCCGCTTTGTTGATGCGTACGGTAAGCTGGAACGGATTTGTGTGCTGAGAGACCGGCGCGGCAACTTCTATGGAAAGCAACTGATTCAGGAAATGGAAGACATCATCGTAAATGAAGGCTATACAAAGGCAAAATTAAATGCACAGACACATGCACTCGATTTCTACAGGAATCTCGGCTACAAAATTGTTTCGGAGGAGTTTATGGATGCTGGAATCCCGCATGTAACAATGGTAAAAGAACTAACTTGAAACGACAGCCCAACAACAAAGGACTGTCGTTTCTTTATGTATCTTAAATCCATTTGAGGACATCCTAAGAATGGTTGACTGGGGGGACTCCAAATGGAAAATTTACCATCAATTACAATTGAGGCTATATTCGGTTTTTTAGCTTTATTTATATTGACAAAAATACTTGGAAAAACACAAATTACCCAATTAACTGCATTTGATTTTATTTCAGCATTGGTTCTTGGAGAACTGGTGGGTAATGCATTATTTGATGATGAAGTTGGTATAATCGAAATCGGGTATGCTGTTTTATTATGGGGAATTATTTTATATATTACCGAAATTATTACCCAAAAATTTAAAGAAAGCCGCTCGATTCTTGAGGGACAGCCAGCCATTATCATTCACAAAGGAAATTTAATCCGGGAAGAAATGAAGAAAAATAAACTCGATATAAACCAGCTTCAGCATATGCTTCGTTCAAAAAATGCCTTTTCCATCCAAGAGGTGGAATATGCCGTATTGGAAACAGATGGTACGATCTCTGTCTTAAAAAAGGCGGACTACCAGAATCCAACAAACTCCGATATGAATATCGTAGCTTCACCTGCCAGATTGCCGGTAACCCTTATCAATGATGGTGAAATACTGTGGGATAACCTAAGGGAGGAAAATCTGACGGAAGAATGGCTTCAACAGCAATTGCGGGCACAGAATATCGGCTCTGTAAAAAAAGTCTTTTATGCAGAATGGACGGAGAACCAGCCCGGCTTATTCGTGCTGCCATTTACGAAACGGTAAAGTAAAAACTTTCAGGGAAAGTCTACATTCGAATTCACATATAAAAAACCTGGTCTGACATCATGCGGTTTCCTTTTATTTGGCGGACATTTTTTCCGTTATTTCCGTAAAATAGGGCTAAATTACAGGTTTCACGGACATATTTTCCGCTATACAGGAAAAATTCATGTATAATGGCTTCTTTTTTGATGATGAACGGAAAATATGTCCGCGAACGCCTTAAAAATACTGTTTAAATAACAATTAATGGAACAAATGTCCATTCAAAACAGCCTATGCGACGATTTGGTTAAACTCCTATGCCGAGCACCCTAAATTGTATCACTGAAATGTCGCCCTTTCCCTGTTAAATCTGCATAAAGTTTTTCGTCAGTCGGCACTTTTGGTGCTGTCAGTTTTTTTATGGAATTACTTGATGCTTCCAGTCTGGCATGCTCATCTGCTATATCCCGGTGTTTCGGTTCCAAAATTGTCTTGTACGGCTTCTCAATGTAAAAAGGATCTTGTTTGTATTCGGTAACCCGTTTCTGATAGTCTTTATACTGGTAATGCGGCAGTGGCAGTATATAACCCATCGCAAACATCCTCCTTCATTTATACAACCTGCGAAACTTCTACTATAAACTTCGGAAACCGATTTCATTTTATGACCGCTTACTAAACTATACCCTTTTTCACCAGCGATTATTCCATTCTTTTTTCCAATTCATGAATCATCTTCTCTACATTGGAAATACCACTCAGAAATTCTTTATTCCATACATCCATTTCCCTTTCAAAATGATGCATTTTTTTCTCCGGATACTGCAGCCATTTTTCATTTTTAGCCAGATGTTTTTCGATAATCCGCAAGTTTTTCAGTAATCTGGGCTCTGGTTTATTAGCCAACTGAATCTTCCTTCCCTAAAAAGCCATAGTCACCATTATTCTATGTGTTATTTTATTATTCGTATGGACAAAAACCTCGAAAACTTAAAGATTTCCCCAGTAAATATCCCGATAATGAAGACGGATGCCCACACCTTATCCCTACTGACACATATCCTATTAAAGACAACAAGTCAATAACTTTAAGGAAGGAGTAATAATTCATGGGTTGTGGAAAAAACTTCGATACAGGTAGCTGTGTTTGTGATATTTTAAGAGAAATCGTCGATGCACAGAATGATGTTGTGGAAAATTGCTGTGAAACCAGCTGTGAACGCTCCATCAGTGATTTGCTTGGCGAAACAGACAATGGTAATGGATTGGACACAGTACCGGTAATCCTATACTGCAAAGATGGGTGTAAACCATTTAAAGGCTTTGGTGCGGATCCGGATGATGTCGGGGATATGACATCAAGCTTTTTCTTCCGTGTCAAAAAAGTTGATGATGACTGCTGTGCGGTAATTGAATTACTGAGAGACCCAGATGACGATGATGACAATCCAAAAGATCCAGTAGACCAGGACACGAACCCATTGCGTACTACAGGTATCTGCATGACTGTCAATTTGGATTGCTTCTGTCATGTAACTTGCCTGCCAGCAACTGATGCTTTTAACGGCTAATCTTTGAAAATGAAAAGGTGCTCCGGCATTTGCTGGAGCACCCTTACTTTTATATCCGCTTTGCAGATCACGCTCACTTAGAAACCAATCATACGAATTTCACTAATCGAATCGAACGGAATTTTTGTTTGGGATGTTCTTCTTCCGA
The genomic region above belongs to Virgibacillus doumboii and contains:
- a CDS encoding ABC transporter ATP-binding protein, coding for MLIHELKRPFTHKRIPIDSIKMDKSDRARNTSATIKRIWNYLAREKFTLTLVVLAVMVSSAMSLAGPFMVGMAVDDYIVTKEPSGLGMLLVWLIVIYIFHSVSIFLQNYWMVGIAQKTVYSLREELFNQFHRLPISFFDKRQHGELMSRVTNDIDNVNNTLNQSVIQIFASILTLIGTVSVMLYLSPLLTVVTMTIIPVMFFAMKWITKRTGPLYKLRQRHLGDMSGFVEETVSGQHIVKTFSQEKRVIDEFREKNANLRESGFWAINFAGFIPKVMNMLNFLSFALIAFVGGILVINGQITVGVIVIFTEIARQFTRPLNELSNQFNILLSAVAGAERVFNIIDEKQEERDEVSAGEIYQTDGRLEFRDVTFAYEQTPILKGISFKAESGQTVAFVGHTGAGKTTIINLISRFYNYDSGKILLDGIDIKDIKRSSLRRLMAFVLQDTYLFHGTIRENIRYGRLDATDDEVIQAAENANAHDFIERLPHGYNTVLDQDGSGISQGQKQLITIARAILADPSILILDEATSNIDTVTELKIQDALKRLMQGRTSFVIAHRLNTIQEADKIIMLEHGEILEQGSHEELIKQQGSYYDLYKGQLNSHT
- a CDS encoding YjcG family protein, translated to MKYGIVIFPSKPVQDEINSYRKRYDQHYALIPPHLTLKEAFEADDETIEVLIKELKHIANETDPFNLEINKVSTFAPVTNTIYLKVEPVQELIDLHEKMHKGNFPKNMEYNFVPHITIAQKLSHDEYSDIYGSMSMKDIQLEDKADRFQLVYQLDNGTWTVYESFVFGKEYV
- a CDS encoding GNAT family N-acetyltransferase yields the protein MKVKVVETSEERQQAFNVRTNVFVNEQNVPPDIELDAFDEEAIHLIGFENDTPIAASRVRFVDAYGKLERICVLRDRRGNFYGKQLIQEMEDIIVNEGYTKAKLNAQTHALDFYRNLGYKIVSEEFMDAGIPHVTMVKELT
- a CDS encoding DUF421 domain-containing protein, which gives rise to MENLPSITIEAIFGFLALFILTKILGKTQITQLTAFDFISALVLGELVGNALFDDEVGIIEIGYAVLLWGIILYITEIITQKFKESRSILEGQPAIIIHKGNLIREEMKKNKLDINQLQHMLRSKNAFSIQEVEYAVLETDGTISVLKKADYQNPTNSDMNIVASPARLPVTLINDGEILWDNLREENLTEEWLQQQLRAQNIGSVKKVFYAEWTENQPGLFVLPFTKR
- a CDS encoding alpha/beta hydrolase gives rise to the protein MGRKGTMIDKEINSSYLNETMTLKIYQPESFSPLYKYHICIMQDGDDYYQLGRVATLSDRLHGNEEINNTVFVGIHYQDKYDRRTKYHPSGEQQQAYIKFLVHEVMPFLDDLLPTYHMGQSRALMGDSLAGTLALMTALKYPNTFGKVIMQSPYVDETVKQSVQEAKDMYAIDIYHTIGSAETEVDTTDGKKSDFLTPNRELNDLLAKKGMSYTYYELENGEHTWKYWQKDLKHALITMFG
- a CDS encoding CotY/CotZ family spore coat protein, whose amino-acid sequence is MGCGKNFDTGSCVCDILREIVDAQNDVVENCCETSCERSISDLLGETDNGNGLDTVPVILYCKDGCKPFKGFGADPDDVGDMTSSFFFRVKKVDDDCCAVIELLRDPDDDDDNPKDPVDQDTNPLRTTGICMTVNLDCFCHVTCLPATDAFNG